From a single Rosa rugosa chromosome 7, drRosRugo1.1, whole genome shotgun sequence genomic region:
- the LOC133720042 gene encoding uncharacterized protein LOC133720042 — MLVPSIIIAHEFYDALPVHQFQRASRGWCEKMVDVAEDSKFRFVLSSQPTPATLYLAKRCKWAGMEEIAKLDHVEVCPASMELTQSIADRIASDGGCSLVIDYGHNGVVSDSLQVWEHLVKCCLKSH, encoded by the exons ATGCTAGTGCCATCTATTATCATCGCCCATGAGTTTTATGATGCTTTACCAGTTCATCAATTTCAG AGGGCTTCTCGTGGCTGGTGTGAGAAAATGGTGGATGTTGCAGAAGATTCAAA GTTCCGTTTTGTTCTTTCTTCACAGCCTACACCAGCAACGCTTTATCTGGCAAAACGCTGCAAATGGGCTGGAATGGAAGAAATAGCGAAGCTTGATCATGTTGAGGTTTGCCCTGCATCAATGGAGTTGACTCAAAGTATTGCTGATAGAATTGCTTCTGATGGGGGTTGTTCTCTTGTAATTGATTATGGTCATAATGGAGTAGTCTCTGACAGTCTGCAG GTTTGGGAACATCTAGTGAAATGTTGCCTAAAGAGTCACTAA